One Phocaeicola dorei genomic region harbors:
- a CDS encoding carboxypeptidase-like regulatory domain-containing protein: MNHIRTYHYYWHIFFFSLLVCMAEFTKAADRDVLERVIYLAKSKGTVYTLLGKVSEQSGFLFVYDSKVVDNDRMVKLEAGQRTIRQAVYEIIGRQDISLRIVENHILINQLQVQCPVVTTSKDTLAYFTLEGKLQDNQSGAPIAYGTVGVVGTSIGSITNQDGEFRLRLPDSLRQGRIGVSHVGYVGQEMDMSLLEAQHAVWSLEPRVIPIQEVVIRAVNPIRLLREMLKAKKTNYASVPVYLTTFYREGVRYKQKFRNLTEAVFKIYKPSSLLNHSQDHVKLLKMSRIVDSQERDTLIAKMSAGIDACLQLDIVKNLPDFLLPDGKGNVYSYASCDMTVIDNRLVNVISFRQNKGIKEPLYCGELYIDAENNALVQARLEINPAYVRQATDMFIERKTRKWKITAQEVVYTISYRQWNGIYYMNHIRGDLYFKVKLKRQWFSASSLHTWFEMVTCKVDVDNVTRFQRKERMPTRTIFSDTHFKYDADFWGEFNVIPWEEELGTVIEKLSPKIEQIEY, from the coding sequence ATGAATCATATTCGTACATATCATTATTATTGGCATATCTTCTTTTTCAGTTTGCTGGTTTGCATGGCAGAATTTACGAAAGCGGCGGATAGAGATGTGTTGGAGCGAGTCATTTATCTTGCTAAGAGTAAGGGTACTGTCTATACTTTACTGGGCAAGGTGTCCGAACAGTCTGGTTTTCTTTTTGTTTATGACAGCAAGGTGGTGGACAATGATCGTATGGTGAAGTTGGAGGCAGGACAGCGCACTATTCGTCAGGCTGTTTACGAAATTATCGGTCGGCAGGATATCAGTCTGCGCATTGTGGAGAATCATATTTTGATCAATCAGTTGCAGGTGCAATGTCCGGTTGTTACCACTTCTAAAGATACTTTGGCCTATTTTACTTTAGAGGGCAAATTGCAGGATAATCAGTCAGGGGCTCCCATTGCTTACGGCACGGTAGGGGTAGTCGGTACTTCTATAGGCAGTATTACCAATCAGGATGGCGAATTCCGTTTACGATTGCCCGATTCGTTGAGACAGGGTCGCATCGGGGTTTCTCATGTGGGGTATGTGGGACAGGAGATGGATATGTCTTTATTAGAGGCTCAACACGCGGTGTGGTCTCTGGAACCTCGGGTGATTCCTATTCAAGAAGTGGTGATTCGTGCTGTCAATCCTATACGGTTGTTGCGTGAGATGTTGAAAGCTAAAAAAACAAATTATGCGTCGGTTCCTGTTTATCTCACTACATTTTATAGGGAAGGGGTTCGGTATAAACAAAAATTTCGTAATCTGACAGAGGCTGTTTTTAAAATCTACAAACCTTCTTCTTTGTTGAATCATTCTCAGGATCATGTAAAACTATTAAAAATGAGTCGCATAGTCGATAGTCAGGAACGGGATACACTGATAGCCAAGATGAGTGCGGGAATTGATGCTTGTTTGCAACTGGATATTGTCAAGAACTTGCCGGATTTTCTGTTGCCTGACGGTAAGGGTAATGTGTATTCTTATGCCTCCTGTGATATGACGGTGATAGACAATCGTTTGGTTAATGTGATTTCCTTTCGGCAAAATAAAGGAATAAAAGAACCTCTTTATTGTGGCGAATTATATATTGATGCTGAAAACAATGCGTTGGTTCAGGCACGTCTTGAAATTAATCCTGCTTATGTGAGGCAAGCTACGGATATGTTTATAGAACGAAAGACACGGAAGTGGAAAATAACCGCGCAAGAGGTGGTTTATACCATTTCTTACAGACAGTGGAATGGCATTTATTACATGAATCATATTCGTGGCGATCTCTATTTTAAAGTGAAACTTAAACGGCAATGGTTCAGTGCTTCTTCCTTGCATACATGGTTTGAAATGGTTACCTGTAAGGTGGATGTAGATAATGTGACCCGTTTCCAGCGTAAAGAACGGATGCCTACACGCACTATATTTTCGGATACACATTTTAAATATGATGCTGACTTTTGGGGAGAGTTTAATGTTATTCCGTGGGAGGAAGAACTGGGTACTGTCATTGAAAAGTTGTCTCCTAAAATAGAACAGATAGAATATTAA
- a CDS encoding 2-isopropylmalate synthase, with the protein MSDRLFIFDTTLRDGEQVPGCQLNTVEKIQVAKQLEALGVDVIEAGFPISSPGDFNSVIEISKAVTWPTICALTRAVEKDIDVAADALKFAKHKRIHTGIGTSDSHIKYKFNSTREEIIERAVAAVKYARRYVDDVEFYAEDAGRTDNEYLARVVEAVIKAGATVVNIPDTTGYCLPEEYGAKIKYLVDHVDGIDKAIISTHCHNDLGMATANTISGVLNGARQVEVTINGIGERAGNTSLEEVAMIVKCHNDINIQTNINTQKIYPTSRMVSSLMNMPVQPNKAIVGRNAFAHSSGIHQDGVLKNVQTYEIIDPKDVGIDDNAIVLTARSGRAALKHRLHVLGVELEQDKLDKVYEDFLKLADKKKDITDDDILVLAGADRSVNNHIKLDYLQVTSGVGVRSVASLGLNIAGEHFEAAASGNGPVDAAIKALKKIIDRHMVLKEFTIQAISKGSDDMGKVHMQVEYDGQMYYGFGANTDIIAASVEAYIDCINKFKR; encoded by the coding sequence ATGAGTGACAGATTATTTATTTTTGATACCACTCTTCGTGATGGCGAACAGGTTCCGGGATGTCAGTTGAATACAGTGGAAAAGATTCAGGTGGCTAAGCAGTTGGAGGCTTTGGGAGTGGATGTGATTGAGGCAGGATTTCCTATTTCAAGTCCGGGGGACTTCAATTCAGTAATTGAAATTTCTAAGGCTGTTACTTGGCCAACCATTTGCGCGCTGACTCGTGCAGTTGAAAAAGATATCGATGTAGCTGCTGACGCATTGAAGTTTGCCAAGCACAAACGTATTCATACTGGCATTGGAACTTCAGATTCTCATATCAAATATAAATTCAATTCTACTCGTGAAGAAATTATTGAACGTGCGGTGGCTGCTGTGAAATATGCACGTCGCTATGTAGATGATGTGGAATTTTATGCGGAAGACGCAGGACGTACGGATAATGAATATTTGGCTCGTGTGGTAGAAGCTGTTATTAAAGCGGGAGCGACAGTAGTGAATATACCTGATACTACAGGTTATTGCTTGCCTGAAGAGTATGGGGCGAAAATTAAATATTTGGTAGATCATGTAGATGGTATTGATAAGGCTATTATTTCTACTCATTGTCATAATGATTTGGGTATGGCTACTGCTAATACGATTAGTGGTGTGTTAAATGGAGCACGTCAGGTAGAAGTGACTATCAATGGTATTGGAGAACGTGCTGGTAATACTTCCTTGGAAGAGGTGGCAATGATTGTCAAATGCCATAATGATATTAATATTCAGACAAATATCAATACTCAGAAGATTTATCCGACTAGCCGTATGGTGTCAAGTTTGATGAATATGCCGGTTCAGCCGAACAAGGCAATTGTGGGACGCAATGCTTTTGCACATTCATCCGGTATCCATCAAGATGGTGTTTTGAAGAACGTACAAACATACGAAATTATTGACCCGAAGGATGTGGGCATTGATGATAATGCTATTGTTTTGACTGCTCGTAGCGGACGTGCTGCGTTAAAACATCGTCTTCATGTTTTGGGAGTCGAACTGGAGCAGGACAAATTGGATAAGGTATATGAGGATTTCTTAAAACTGGCTGATAAGAAGAAAGATATCACAGATGATGATATTCTGGTATTGGCAGGTGCCGATAGAAGTGTTAATAACCATATTAAACTGGATTACTTGCAGGTAACAAGCGGAGTGGGAGTTCGTTCGGTGGCAAGTTTAGGGCTGAATATTGCAGGAGAGCACTTTGAAGCTGCTGCCAGTGGAAATGGACCGGTAGATGCTGCTATCAAGGCTTTGAAAAAAATTATTGACCGCCACATGGTGTTGAAGGAATTTACGATCCAGGCTATCAGTAAAGGTAGTGATGATATGGGTAAAGTACACATGCAGGTGGAATATGACGGACAGATGTACTATGGTTTCGGAGCGAATACAGATATTATCGCTGCATCAGTAGAAGCATATATTGATTGTATCAACAAGTTTAAAAGATAA
- the leuC gene encoding 3-isopropylmalate dehydratase large subunit yields MANTLFDKIWDAHVVQKVEDGPTQLYIDRLYCHEVTSPQAFAGLRARGVKVFRPDHVYCMPDHNTPTHDQDKPIEDPVSKTQVDTLAKNAKDFGLAHFGMMDKRNGIIHVVGPERGLTLPGMTIVCGDSHTSTHGAMGAVAFGIGTSEVEMVLASQCILQSRPKTMRITIDGELGKGVTAKDMALYMMSKMTTSGATGYFVEYAGSAVRNLSMEGRLTLCNLSIEMGARGGMVAPDEVTFEYIKGREHAPKGADWDKAVSHWKTLKSDDDAVFDKEVRFDAADIQPMITYGTNPGMGMGITEHIPVDDKSASFKKSLDYMGFQPGEYLLGKKIDYVFLGACTNGRIEDFRAFTSLVRGKKKADHVIAWLVPGSWMVDAQIREEGLDKILEEAGFSIRQPGCSACLAMNDDKIPAGKYSVSTSNRNFEGRQGPGARTLLASPLVAAAAAVTGVITDPRELI; encoded by the coding sequence ATGGCTAACACATTATTTGATAAGATTTGGGATGCCCATGTGGTACAAAAGGTTGAGGACGGACCTACTCAGCTTTATATAGACAGGCTTTATTGTCATGAAGTAACTAGTCCGCAGGCTTTTGCGGGACTGCGCGCACGCGGGGTGAAAGTCTTTCGTCCGGATCATGTATATTGTATGCCGGATCACAATACTCCGACACATGACCAGGACAAACCGATTGAGGATCCGGTTTCTAAAACGCAGGTGGATACTTTGGCAAAGAATGCCAAAGATTTCGGTTTGGCTCATTTCGGTATGATGGATAAAAGAAATGGTATTATTCATGTAGTAGGTCCGGAAAGAGGGCTGACTTTGCCGGGGATGACAATTGTTTGTGGTGACTCGCATACTTCTACCCATGGTGCGATGGGAGCTGTTGCTTTCGGTATTGGAACCAGTGAAGTAGAAATGGTGTTGGCTTCACAATGTATCTTACAATCTCGTCCGAAAACCATGCGTATCACTATTGATGGCGAACTGGGTAAAGGAGTGACGGCAAAAGACATGGCTCTTTATATGATGTCTAAGATGACAACCAGTGGTGCTACTGGATACTTCGTGGAATATGCCGGTTCAGCTGTCCGTAACTTGAGTATGGAAGGGCGTCTGACTTTATGTAATCTGAGTATTGAAATGGGGGCACGTGGTGGCATGGTTGCTCCTGATGAAGTGACTTTTGAATATATAAAAGGCAGGGAACATGCTCCGAAGGGTGCGGATTGGGATAAAGCGGTGTCTCATTGGAAAACATTAAAGAGTGATGATGATGCTGTATTTGATAAAGAGGTTCGTTTTGATGCAGCAGATATTCAGCCGATGATTACATACGGAACGAATCCAGGAATGGGTATGGGAATCACTGAACATATTCCGGTAGATGATAAAAGTGCTTCTTTTAAAAAGTCTTTGGACTATATGGGCTTTCAGCCGGGAGAATACTTGCTAGGTAAGAAAATTGATTATGTATTTTTGGGTGCTTGCACTAACGGACGAATTGAGGATTTCCGTGCCTTTACCTCTTTAGTGAGAGGGAAAAAGAAAGCAGATCATGTGATTGCATGGCTGGTTCCAGGATCATGGATGGTAGATGCACAGATTCGTGAAGAAGGTTTGGACAAAATTTTGGAGGAAGCAGGATTTTCTATCCGTCAACCGGGATGTTCTGCTTGTCTGGCTATGAATGATGATAAGATTCCGGCCGGAAAATATTCGGTATCTACTAGTAACCGTAATTTTGAAGGACGCCAGGGACCAGGTGCTCGCACGTTGCTTGCCAGTCCGCTGGTAGCTGCTGCTGCGGCAGTGACCGGTGTAATAACAGATCCTAGAGAACTAATTTAA
- the leuD gene encoding 3-isopropylmalate dehydratase small subunit, whose translation MKQKFNIITSTCVPLPLENVDTDQIIPARFLKATTREEKFFGDNLFRDWRYNPDGSLNKDFVLNNPTYGGQILVAGKNFGSGSSREHAAWAIAGYGFRVVVSSFFADIHKNNELNNFVLPVVVSEGFLKELFDSIHADPKIEVEVNLPEQTITNKATGKSEHFEINAYKKHCLMNGLDDIDFLLTNKDKIEAWEKASK comes from the coding sequence ATGAAACAGAAATTCAATATCATAACAAGCACTTGCGTACCCCTTCCTTTAGAGAATGTGGACACAGACCAAATTATTCCGGCCCGTTTCTTAAAGGCGACAACTCGTGAAGAGAAATTCTTTGGTGATAATCTGTTCCGTGACTGGCGTTACAATCCAGATGGTTCTCTTAACAAGGATTTTGTATTGAATAATCCTACTTACGGTGGACAAATCCTTGTGGCGGGAAAGAATTTCGGTTCTGGTTCCAGCCGTGAACATGCTGCATGGGCTATCGCCGGATATGGTTTCCGGGTAGTTGTGTCCAGCTTCTTTGCTGATATTCATAAGAATAATGAATTAAATAATTTTGTACTTCCGGTGGTGGTGAGTGAAGGATTCTTGAAGGAACTTTTTGATTCAATTCATGCAGATCCAAAAATAGAGGTGGAAGTAAATTTGCCTGAACAGACTATAACCAACAAGGCTACAGGTAAAAGCGAACATTTTGAAATCAATGCATATAAGAAACATTGTTTGATGAACGGGTTGGATGATATCGACTTTTTGCTGACCAACAAAGACAAGATAGAAGCATGGGAAAAAGCGTCAAAATAG
- a CDS encoding alpha-isopropylmalate synthase regulatory domain-containing protein — protein sequence MGKSVKIEIMDTTLRDGEQTSGVSFVPHEKLMIARLLLEDLKVDRVEVASARVSDGEFEAVKMICDWAARRNLLHKVEVLGFVDGRTSVDWIQRTGCRVINLLCKGSLKHCTQQLKKMPEEHIEDIVNVVRYADELDIAVNVYLEDWSNGMKDSSDYVFQLMDGLKDTSIKRYMLPDTLGILNPLQVIEFMRKMKKRYPHTHFDFHAHNDYDLAVSNVLAAVLSGVKGLHTTINGLGERAGNAPLASVQAILKDHFNALTNIDESRLNDVSRVVESYSGIVIPANKPIVGENVFTQVAGVHADGDNKNNLYCNDLLPERFGRKREYALGKTSGKANIRKNLEDLGLDLDEESMRKVTERIIELGDKKELVTQEDLPYIVSDVLKHGVVSESVKLKSYIVTLAHGLKPMATVKIEINGKEFEENSSGDGQYDAFVRALRKIYKVTLGRKFPMLTNYAVSIPPGGRTDAFVQTVITWSFEEKVFRTRGLDADQTEAAIKATMKMLNIIENEYE from the coding sequence ATGGGAAAAAGCGTCAAAATAGAAATCATGGACACAACACTCCGCGATGGTGAACAAACCAGCGGAGTATCTTTTGTACCCCATGAAAAATTGATGATTGCTCGATTGCTATTGGAAGATTTAAAGGTAGACAGGGTAGAGGTTGCCTCGGCCCGTGTATCGGATGGCGAATTTGAAGCCGTTAAAATGATATGTGACTGGGCTGCCCGCCGGAATTTGCTTCACAAAGTGGAGGTGCTCGGATTTGTGGATGGCCGTACTTCTGTAGACTGGATACAACGTACAGGATGCAGGGTAATAAACTTATTGTGTAAAGGTTCGTTGAAACATTGTACACAGCAGTTGAAGAAAATGCCTGAAGAACATATTGAAGATATTGTGAATGTGGTGCGTTATGCTGATGAACTGGATATTGCCGTTAATGTATATCTGGAAGATTGGAGTAACGGTATGAAAGACTCTTCTGACTATGTATTCCAGTTGATGGACGGATTGAAGGATACTAGCATCAAGCGATATATGTTACCCGATACATTAGGTATCTTGAATCCTTTGCAAGTGATAGAATTTATGCGGAAGATGAAAAAACGTTATCCTCATACCCATTTTGATTTCCATGCGCATAATGATTATGACTTGGCTGTGAGTAATGTACTTGCTGCTGTGCTGAGTGGGGTTAAAGGGCTTCATACTACTATCAATGGATTAGGGGAACGTGCAGGAAATGCACCACTTGCCAGTGTTCAAGCTATTCTGAAGGATCATTTTAATGCTTTGACCAATATTGACGAAAGCCGTCTGAATGATGTGAGCCGAGTGGTGGAATCTTATTCAGGTATTGTTATTCCTGCCAACAAGCCGATTGTGGGTGAGAATGTGTTTACGCAAGTGGCCGGCGTTCATGCCGACGGTGATAACAAGAATAATCTTTATTGCAATGATTTGCTGCCGGAACGATTCGGGCGTAAACGTGAGTATGCGTTGGGCAAGACTAGTGGCAAAGCCAATATTCGTAAAAATCTGGAGGATTTGGGTCTTGATTTAGATGAAGAATCCATGCGTAAGGTAACGGAACGTATTATCGAATTGGGTGACAAGAAGGAACTGGTTACTCAGGAGGATTTGCCTTATATTGTTTCCGATGTGCTGAAGCATGGGGTGGTAAGCGAAAGTGTAAAATTGAAAAGTTATATTGTGACACTGGCGCATGGACTGAAGCCGATGGCTACTGTGAAAATAGAGATTAATGGAAAAGAGTTTGAGGAGAATTCCAGCGGCGACGGTCAGTATGATGCTTTTGTGCGTGCATTGCGTAAAATTTATAAAGTGACACTGGGGCGTAAATTCCCTATGTTGACCAACTATGCGGTAAGTATTCCTCCTGGGGGCCGTACAGATGCATTTGTACAAACAGTAATAACTTGGAGTTTTGAAGAAAAAGTATTTCGTACTCGTGGGCTGGATGCTGACCAGACGGAGGCTGCTATTAAGGCTACCATGAAAATGCTGAATATAATAGAAAATGAATATGAATAA
- the leuB gene encoding 3-isopropylmalate dehydrogenase → MDFKIAVLAGDGIGPEISVQGVDVMNAVCEKFGHKVSYEYAICGADAIDKVGDPFPEMTFQACKNADAVLFSAVGDPKFDNDPTAKVRPEQGLLAMRKKLGLFANIRPVQTFKCLVHKSPLRAELVENADFICIRELTGGMYFGEKYQDNDKAYDTNMYTRPEIERILKVAFEYAMKRRKHLTVVDKANVLASSRLWRQIAQEMAPQYPEVTTDYMFVDNAAMKMLQDPCFFDVMVTENTFGDILTDEGSVISGSMGLLPSASTGESTPVFEPIHGSWPQAKGLNIANPLAQILSVAMLFEYFDLKEEGALIRKAVDASLDENVRTPEIQVEGGAKYGTREVGAWIVDYIKKA, encoded by the coding sequence ATGGATTTTAAAATTGCAGTTTTAGCCGGTGACGGTATCGGACCGGAGATTTCAGTGCAAGGCGTTGATGTGATGAATGCTGTTTGCGAGAAATTTGGTCATAAAGTAAGTTATGAATATGCGATCTGTGGTGCGGATGCGATCGATAAAGTAGGTGATCCGTTTCCTGAAATGACTTTTCAGGCTTGTAAGAATGCGGATGCAGTGTTGTTTTCTGCTGTAGGTGATCCTAAATTTGATAATGATCCCACAGCAAAAGTTCGTCCGGAACAAGGTTTGCTTGCTATGCGTAAAAAATTGGGTTTGTTTGCTAATATTCGTCCTGTGCAGACTTTTAAATGTCTGGTTCATAAATCTCCGTTACGGGCTGAACTGGTGGAAAATGCAGATTTTATCTGTATCCGTGAATTGACCGGAGGTATGTATTTCGGAGAAAAATATCAGGATAATGATAAGGCATACGATACCAATATGTACACTCGTCCGGAGATTGAGCGTATCTTAAAAGTGGCTTTTGAATATGCTATGAAGCGCCGTAAGCATCTTACTGTAGTTGATAAAGCCAATGTGTTGGCATCTTCACGTCTGTGGAGACAGATTGCACAAGAGATGGCTCCTCAGTATCCGGAAGTGACTACAGACTATATGTTTGTGGATAATGCTGCCATGAAGATGCTTCAGGATCCTTGTTTCTTTGATGTGATGGTGACTGAGAATACATTTGGTGATATTCTGACAGATGAAGGCTCTGTTATCAGCGGCTCTATGGGATTGCTTCCTTCTGCTTCTACGGGTGAAAGCACTCCGGTATTCGAACCTATTCACGGTTCATGGCCACAGGCTAAAGGATTGAATATAGCCAATCCATTGGCTCAAATCCTATCGGTAGCCATGCTGTTTGAGTATTTTGACCTTAAGGAGGAAGGCGCCTTGATTCGTAAGGCTGTAGATGCTTCTTTGGATGAAAATGTGCGTACTCCGGAAATTCAGGTTGAAGGTGGGGCCAAGTATGGTACCAGGGAAGTGGGTGCTTGGATTGTGGATTATATCAAGAAAGCATAG
- a CDS encoding TlpA disulfide reductase family protein → MKNLVYALVGAGFMIACQPLSRPEISGTLTGIESDTLLVQSFPVNDRDSRRTDTVAMQNGSFAFNLGNSVLKQVYIYGKPSVKPNEDGSIPAISMKAVSFLLLPGQPIKISGSLDEYKLEGGSFYDDYNEVVEDCKTYSHKIDSLNVVCMDMEKKGIPGDSIRKVYAPAKEWYGNILKIKSDYVRQNPDKDVSVYVMSQLSRDQLGDAFNVLTDRVKEGMMAPLYQRMREGYEKELARDKAKEAMKPGNLAPEFTLKDLDGKNFDLSSLRGKYVVLDFWGSWCGWCIKGIPEMKKAYEKYKGKIEFVGIDCNDTEDKWKKAVAEHQLPWINVRNIGEPDVAVMYGVSGYPTKYVIDPEGKIAKQVVGEDPEFYMYLEALMK, encoded by the coding sequence ATGAAGAATTTAGTTTATGCTTTGGTAGGAGCTGGTTTTATGATTGCCTGCCAGCCTTTGAGCCGACCGGAAATCAGCGGTACGCTGACTGGTATCGAGAGTGATACATTATTGGTACAATCTTTTCCTGTAAATGATCGTGATAGTCGTAGGACAGATACGGTTGCCATGCAAAATGGAAGTTTTGCCTTTAATTTAGGTAATAGTGTATTGAAACAGGTTTATATTTATGGTAAACCGTCAGTGAAACCCAATGAGGATGGCAGTATACCTGCCATATCGATGAAAGCTGTAAGTTTTTTGCTGTTGCCTGGCCAGCCTATAAAAATTTCAGGTTCATTGGATGAATATAAATTGGAGGGAGGTTCCTTTTATGACGATTATAATGAAGTGGTGGAGGACTGTAAAACATATAGTCATAAAATAGATTCATTGAACGTAGTCTGTATGGATATGGAGAAAAAAGGAATACCCGGAGATTCTATCCGTAAAGTTTATGCTCCAGCAAAAGAATGGTATGGAAATATTTTAAAAATAAAAAGTGACTATGTTAGGCAGAATCCGGATAAAGATGTATCAGTATATGTAATGTCACAGTTGTCAAGGGATCAGTTGGGGGATGCTTTTAATGTTTTGACTGATCGGGTAAAGGAAGGAATGATGGCTCCTTTATATCAGAGAATGAGAGAAGGATATGAGAAAGAACTGGCTCGCGATAAAGCAAAAGAAGCAATGAAACCAGGTAATCTCGCTCCAGAATTTACTTTGAAGGATTTGGATGGAAAGAATTTTGACTTATCTTCTCTGAGAGGTAAATATGTAGTGCTTGATTTCTGGGGAAGCTGGTGTGGATGGTGCATAAAAGGAATTCCCGAAATGAAAAAGGCATATGAAAAATACAAGGGAAAAATAGAATTTGTAGGGATTGACTGCAATGATACAGAGGATAAATGGAAAAAAGCAGTAGCTGAGCATCAATTGCCGTGGATTAATGTACGCAATATAGGTGAACCGGATGTGGCGGTGATGTATGGAGTAAGTGGTTATCCCACTAAATATGTGATTGATCCTGAAGGGAAAATTGCTAAACAGGTAGTTGGCGAGGACCCCGAATTTTATATGTATCTGGAGGCATTGATGAAATGA
- the msrA gene encoding peptide-methionine (S)-S-oxide reductase MsrA codes for MKVEKAIFAAGCFWGVQHQFERIPGVLNTTVGYTGGPEANPAYTQVKAHMTHHVEAIFVDYDADMVSYVDLCKLFFEIHDPSQTDGIGPDLGPQYRSMIFYMDEKQKSEAEEVIELLRSKGHRVNTRLRPAEKFWEAEGYHQHYYDKMGGEPYCHIRVKKF; via the coding sequence ATGAAAGTAGAAAAAGCGATATTCGCCGCCGGATGCTTCTGGGGCGTACAACATCAGTTCGAACGTATTCCGGGTGTACTAAACACTACAGTCGGTTATACAGGTGGTCCGGAAGCCAACCCCGCATATACTCAGGTAAAAGCCCACATGACACACCATGTAGAAGCTATTTTTGTAGATTATGACGCCGACATGGTTTCTTATGTGGATTTGTGCAAACTTTTTTTTGAAATACATGATCCCTCACAAACCGATGGAATAGGTCCCGACCTTGGGCCGCAATATCGGAGTATGATTTTCTACATGGATGAAAAACAAAAATCCGAAGCTGAAGAGGTCATCGAACTGCTTCGCTCGAAAGGTCATAGAGTCAATACCAGATTACGCCCTGCCGAGAAATTTTGGGAAGCAGAAGGCTATCATCAGCACTATTACGATAAAATGGGAGGAGAACCTTACTGTCATATACGCGTAAAAAAATTCTAA
- a CDS encoding tetratricopeptide repeat protein produces MQPELINIENRMKQIVCYLMLLCACMQLQAQTYDELITSALDAAKKDSLTKSEILFRQALKMDPANMRNALLFTNLGTVQRRLGKIDDAIDSYTLSLNITPYSVVTLLNRASLYLEKNLFDRAYVDYCNVIDIDKKNKEALLFRAYIYMQRRDYKGARIDYNTLLQEEPGNNTARLGRALLNQKELKYRESLEDFNRLVSDNPRDVSYLKARATLAVEMNTPDLALLDLEEAAKLAPDDAEIYVMCGEIYLSQKKKREAYVAFEKAIELGVPRPELQDKLKASK; encoded by the coding sequence TTGCAACCGGAATTAATTAATATAGAAAATCGGATGAAACAGATCGTATGTTATCTTATGTTGCTATGTGCATGTATGCAGTTGCAGGCGCAAACTTACGATGAACTGATAACCAGTGCGTTGGATGCGGCAAAAAAAGACAGTTTGACAAAATCAGAAATATTGTTCAGACAGGCATTGAAGATGGATCCTGCCAATATGCGTAATGCTTTATTGTTTACTAATCTAGGAACGGTCCAGCGGAGATTGGGGAAAATAGATGATGCTATTGACTCGTACACGTTATCCTTGAATATTACTCCATATTCTGTTGTTACATTGCTCAATCGTGCTTCACTCTATTTGGAGAAAAATTTGTTTGACAGGGCTTATGTGGATTATTGTAATGTGATCGATATAGACAAGAAAAATAAGGAAGCATTACTTTTCCGGGCTTATATTTATATGCAACGTAGGGATTATAAAGGAGCGAGAATAGATTATAACACTTTATTACAGGAGGAACCGGGAAATAATACTGCACGTTTGGGCAGGGCACTTTTAAATCAGAAGGAGTTGAAGTATCGTGAATCTTTAGAAGATTTCAACAGATTGGTTTCCGATAATCCCAGAGATGTCTCTTATTTGAAAGCTCGTGCTACATTGGCTGTAGAAATGAATACGCCTGATCTGGCTTTATTGGATTTGGAGGAGGCCGCCAAACTGGCACCGGACGATGCGGAAATTTATGTGATGTGTGGTGAGATTTATTTAAGTCAGAAAAAGAAAAGAGAAGCGTATGTTGCTTTTGAAAAAGCAATAGAGTTGGGAGTGCCCCGACCGGAGTTGCAGGATAAGCTGAAAGCGAGTAAGTAA